In Trichocoleus desertorum NBK24, the following are encoded in one genomic region:
- a CDS encoding DUF2283 domain-containing protein, which yields MEEKLTFRYDRAGDILYIDKCPPYSEQESEEIGDEIIARFNPTSGEIENLEILFFSKRLLSNNLFELPIIADLRLAS from the coding sequence ATGGAAGAAAAGCTAACTTTTCGATATGATCGTGCAGGAGATATTCTGTACATCGATAAATGTCCTCCTTACTCCGAGCAAGAATCTGAAGAGATTGGTGACGAAATCATTGCTCGATTCAATCCAACATCTGGTGAGATTGAGAATTTAGAAATTTTATTTTTCTCAAAACGCTTGCTCAGCAATAATTTGTTTGAATTACCTATAATCGCTGATTTACGGCTTGCGAGCTAG
- a CDS encoding four helix bundle protein, producing the protein MEEQVSITSRTKQFAIRIIKACHFLEQQPGVLKTLSNQLVRSGTSIGANVHEAQSAQSHRDFLSKLEIALKEARETQYWIEVLIASGMVETAKFNSLLQEATEITKILITSTKKLKNK; encoded by the coding sequence ATGGAAGAGCAAGTCTCAATTACGAGTCGAACGAAACAATTTGCTATCAGAATTATCAAAGCCTGTCATTTTCTTGAGCAGCAACCAGGAGTACTCAAAACGCTTTCTAATCAGTTGGTGAGATCAGGTACCTCAATTGGTGCAAATGTCCATGAGGCTCAGTCGGCACAATCTCATCGAGATTTTTTGAGCAAATTAGAAATAGCTTTGAAAGAAGCCAGGGAAACTCAATATTGGATAGAAGTGCTGATTGCATCAGGTATGGTAGAAACCGCAAAGTTTAACTCCTTGTTGCAAGAAGCAACAGAAATCACCAAAATACTCATCACCTCTACTAAAAAACTGAAAAACAAATAA